The genomic region TACGGCAGGATTGGCATAACTGCCCTCCCACATCATTTCGTTGCTGATCTCGATATTCAGGCAGTCGGGATCGATCTCCCTCTCCACATGGATCTTCTCTCTCTTACCGTTCCTGTCCGTATGGTGTGTCTCTACACCGGTATATTGGTAGACCCTGAGATTTTCTGCCTGCAAAGAAAATAGAAAAAGCAGGGAAAACGCAAGCGCTTTCATAGTCTCTCCTTGGATAATCCGTATTTATACAAAAATATTAGCAAAAAATGGTTAATGGTTTTTGCGTCACAGTGTGAACCATCCCGCGACAAGGAATGCGGCAGCAGCAAATATGCCTCCTATGAGGGCATAGGGCAGCTGTGTACGGACATGTTCCACATGGTCACAGCCTGCTGCCATAGAGGAGATGATAGTCGTGTCGGAAATGGGAGAGGCATGGTCCCCGAAGATGCCGCCGCTGATCACCGCTGCGATGATAAGGGGAATGTCCACCCCCATCGTAGCAGCCAGTGCCAGCCCGATGGGCATCATGATGGAGAAGGTCCCCCAGCTCGTTCCGGTGGAAAAAGCGGTAACGGCCGCAACAAGAAAAACAAGCATAGGAACGAACAGGGGAGATATATTCCCGCTGAGAAGATGGGCAAGGTACTTGGCGGTACCGAGATCGCCGATGACCTTACCGATGAAAAGCGCGAAAAGCAGGATCATCACAACGGGGATCATCTCTCCCAAACCTTCATAAAAGCCTTTGAAATACATCTTATGGGAAATGATCTTCCCGAAAACATAATAAAAATACATGAAAAAGAGTGTGACGATGACACCGTAATAGACAGAGGTCGAGCCGGACCCTTTGAAGATGTCGCCTTTGCCGGTAAGGTAAAGCCCTGCAGGGACCGCCAGGACCATGACGATGATAGGCAGCAGCATCGGGTAGGGTGTGGGTTTGGCCTCGATGTTGAGTTGATTGGGATGATAAGGCTGCGGCAGACTCTCTTTCATGGGGCCGATATCGAACTTGAAGTAGATCACGAAAAGTACGATGATGAGCGTGAATATGGCATAAAAATTGTAAGGAATGGAGGCTATGAGCAGTGAGACCGGGTCCCCTGAGATGACATTGGTGTCGACGGCCGAAATGATGAGTCCCAACAGCAGTGCACCCCAGCCGTTGAGTGGAATGAGGGAGCAAATGGGTGCAGAGGTGGAGTCACAGATATAGGCGAGCTTCGCTCTGCTCACACCGTTCTTGTCGCAAAGCGGTTTGGCAACGGTTCCTGCCACAAGCGAGGTGATGGAGGATTCTATGAATATGACGACCCCGATGATGTAGGCCAAAAGCATGGCACCTTTGGGTGAATCTATCTTCTTCGCTTTCCGGCTGAGATAAAGTACGAAACTGTCCACTGCGCCGGAAAGGCTCAGGAGTTTGATAATGGCACCTATCATGAGGGCGAACAAGAGGGTTTTTGCTATCCAGCCTTCGGAAAAAAGAGCAATGATGCCGTCGAACAGTGCAACGAATGCGGTGAGAGGATCGTAGCCGTTGAGTACCAACAGTCCGGCAAAGATCCCGCCTACGAGAGAAACGATGACATCTTTTGTTATAATGGCCAAAAAGATCGTTAGCAGGGGTATAGCGATCGAGAGGATTCCGTATTCCATATAAAGTACCTGTCTTGATTTCATATCACCCAAAAACACGTAGAGTGGATTCACCCTGCGCGATAAATGATAAAAGGATTATAACACAATGAAAAAGATTTTACTCGGATGCTTCTTTTTGCTTATTGTACTGCAGGCAGAGATCCCTGATACAAAACAGCTCATTGTCGTGACGACAAAGAACTGGTCTACGCCAAGCGGTATACTCCAGCGTTACGAGAAGGAAGAGGGCAAGTGGCGCAAAGTGGGCAATGCGATCAATATCAAGCTGGGCAGGAACGGTCTTGGATGGGGCAGGGGATTACATACCATTCCCAAACATGCCAGGATCATCAAAAAAGAGGGGGACGGCAAGGCACCGGCAGGCATCTTCTCTCTGAAACAGGCTTTCGGCTATCAGCCGTTCCCTGTCAAATATCCCTACAGGGTCTACAAAGAGACGGACCATTGTGTGGATGATGTGCATTCAAGATTTTATAACAAGATCGTGGACTCTACGAAGATCAAGGTTGACTACAAGAGCAAGGAGCATATGAAGTTTCCCAAAGATTTTTACAAATATGGCATTGTCGTCAACCATAACCATATTGATGAAAAGGGTGCTGTTCCCGGTGCGGGGTCCTGTATTTTCCTCCATATCAAGAAGGTCCCGACGGCAGGATGTACAGTAATGAGTGAAAAAGAGATGAAAGAGATCATCCGCTGGCTGGACCCGCAGAAGCATCCGCTTTTGGTACAGGGAACCAGAGAGGTGATCCCCTATTTGTTGAAAGAGGTCGGAGTTTTTCGACCTTAGCTGTTGTCAAGTCTGGAATAGAGATTTGATTCTTCAAATGAGATACGCTGTGCCAGGATATCCACCAGCTCTTTGAACGTCGTATAGAACTCATCATTAAGCGGTACTTCCGGATTTGAATATTTTGCCAGGAAGTTCATGAGTGCGACTTTCGTATGTTTGAATCCGGCTATGAAGTCAGTGACCATGGATTCTGTTTTCGGATCGAGTTTGTCAGACTCCTCTTTCATGAGTTTGAAGAGTTTGAGGTCTTCATCCATGACATGGTCCACAGCAAGCGTATTAAGTTCCCGAAGGGAGCGTTTGGCAGCTTCATGGTTTCCCTTCTCATATAACTCAAGTACTTTTGTAGCCAGTGCCACGATCTCTTTGTGTTCCTCTTCCCACTTGTGGACAAGTTTCTGGTTTTTTGATCCGAACAGTGATCCAAACATATTACATTCCCCAATTCTTTTTTTTAATTATAACCAAAAATTAGAATTAAATCTTTTAATAGATACTGTATTGCACATAAAAAGTGATCTTTGTTTTGGTTTTTGGCCGTGGATAGTCTTTGTAGGCGATACGTATGACCTCCAGTGTGTTGTCATCGAGTGCAGTATAGCCAATGCGGCTCAGAAGCCTGAGATTGGTGATGTTGCCATTGGGATGCAGGTAGAAGGTAACGACATTCGTTCCTTCCTGCATGGTCCTTACCGCAACGTCAGGATAGCCGTTCTGAATGAGCGTACGCTGGGTAATGCGGTGGATGACTCCCAGGTTCTTCTTGATGAATTTCTTCTGTGTCGGCGTGAAGCTGTCGAATTCTGAACCGTAGAGCTGTTTGATCATCTGTGAGCCGTAATTCGGTGATGACGGTGCACTTGGTGCCAGTGAAACAGACCTGCCTGAGCCCATCAGTGCACCGGCCAGTCCACCTTTGGGACGGGACGGTTTTCTGGGCCGTGTTTTCTTCACGATCTTCTTCTTTGGCTTCTCGGTTTTTTTCTTTACGACCTTTTTGGGTTTCTCCTCTTTTTTCACTTTTTCTTTTTTGACGACCTTGGTAACATTGTTCTCTTCAGTCTCTTTCTTCTCTACGACCAGACGTGCTTTTTCGTCCAGCAGTTTTTTCTTTGCAGGGGGTGTCGGTTCTTTGACGGGCTCTTTTTTAACAGGCTCTTTTACAACAGGCTTTTGTGGGACAGGTTTGGGTACCGGTGGTATGACAGGCTGCGGTTTTGGCTGTGGCTGGACCGCCTTGGGTTGCGGTTTTGGTCTTGGAGGCACAACTGCTTTGGGGGCCGGAGGCGTCGGCGGGGTAGTGCTGATCTGTTTGAGATTCAGAGAGATCTTTTTGGACTTGGGCGGCGGCGGGGCGAATTTCAACTCTTTGAAAGAGACGAAAAAGAGCAGAAATATCAACAGGTGAAGCAGCAGGGAAAGCAGCAGGCCTTCGAGTGTACGTATGGTTCTCCCTCTGATCTTCATTATATTGTGCTGCCTTTATGCATTTGGTGTAGTCCTAAGTGCCTGTAGTGTATAATCCATGTACTTTTACCCATAGAGGGTGCAATTATACAGAACAAGGATTAATACAATGGCATACGATAAAAGCATTGCAGCGTTTGAGGAAGCATACAGCGTCATTCCCGGCGGTGTGGATTCACCGGTAAGGGCATTTTCCGGTGTGGAAGGAACACCGCCTTTCATCGAGAAAGGTGAGGGTGCCTATATCTACGATATCGACGGGAACAGATATATCGACTATGTTCAGAGCTGGGGACCGCTGATCTTCGGACACTGCGATGCGGACATTGAAACATCGGTCATCGATGCGGTCAAAAGAGGGCTCAGTTTCGGAGCACCGACTACGGTAGAGACAGAACTGGCACAGGAGATCGTCACCCTTTTTGAGAGTATCGACAAAGTACGTTTCGTCAGTTCCGGGACCGAAGCGGTCATGTCCGCCATTCGTCTGGCAAGAGGGGTGACAGGCAGAGACAACATCCTGAAATTCACAGGGTGCTACCACGGACACTCAGACTCGCTGCTGGTACAGGCCGGTTCGGGTCTTGCGACCTTTGGGACACCGTCAAGCCCCGGCGTACCGGCTGACCTGACCAAGCATACGCTGCTGGCAACCTACAACGACATCGAAAGTGTCGAGAAGTGTTTTGCGGACTCTCCAGAAGGTATCGCCTGTGTGATCATCGAGCCGATTGCCGGGAATATGGGGCTTGTACCTGCCGAAGAGGAGTTCCTCCAGCAGCTTCGTGCACTCTGTACAGAACATGGCACACTGCTCATCTTCGATGAGGTCATGAGTGGCTTCAGGGCATCACTCAAAGGCGCACAGGGCATCACAACGGTCAAGCCTGACATGGTGACGCTTGGCAAGGTCATCGGTGCGGGTATGCCTGTGGGTGCCTTCGGTGCCAATGCGGAGATCATGGGGCACCTCTCTCCTGAAGGACCTGTCTATCAGGCGGGGACACTCTCGGGGAACCCTGTTGCCATGGCGGCAGGGTTGACGAGCCTTAGAAAACTCAAAACCGATCCTACGGTCTATGTAGACCTTGGTAACAAAGCCAAAAGACTGGTCGATGGGCTCAAAAAAGCGGCAGATTCCGTCAATGTACCGATGGTAACGGATGTAAGAGGTTCCATGTTCGGGTTCTTCTTCTCGGACAAACCTGTGAAGAATTTTGCAGATGCGATGGAGAACGACCAGAAGCTTTTCGCCAAATTCCATAAAGGGATGCTGGACAGAGGTGTCTACCTTGCCTGCTCCTCTTTTGAAACAGGTTTCATCTCCACAGCCATTACCGATGAGATGATCGATGAGACGATCAAAGCAGCCTACGAGGTACTCAAAGAGATCACGAACTGACCTCCTGCACTTCTTCCCGGAGCTTTTCAAGCTTTTGGGGGTATTTCTCTCCATCTCCATATGCAAAAAAAGCATCGTAGTAGTTGTGGTCATAGGCGATCTTCTTGGCATGCTTGATGGGACAAAAGTAGAGTTCCGTTCTTCCTGCGATCGCAGCACTGTACTGCATGAGGCCGTTAAAATAGGCACAGTAAAGACAGTTGAGTTTTTCGACGATATTGAGGTAGCCAAGATACTGACGGTCAAAAACAATGTAGTCTTTGCGCTGTACGAAAGTGATCTTGAAGACCCTGCCTACGACATAGGTGTAAACGAACAGCATCAGGTCGAGCAGCAGTGCCGGGAGGACCATACCGTACACTATAGGGGCACTGAGCAGCTGTATGAACGGTGTTTCGCCAAACCAGGCGAGCAGGTGTTTCATGTTTTCCTTCTGTTTTGAAAGTACTTCATCTTCAAACCTGATGTAACCGTTCTTTATTTCATAATCGATCTTCTTTTCCTGCTGTTCTATCTCCTCTTTCAGTTTCTGCCTGAGATCCTCTATCTCCACCATCATCTCTTTTATGCGCTCACTCATTAGGGTCCTTTTTTAATTACACTACGAGGTAATATGATTGTAACAGTGTATCATTTTTTAATGCAGGAGTGAAAAATTTTGTCTTTCTTCTGTCTTTATCTTTTTTAGCCAGATTTCAAGGTTGACCAATGTCCAAAATGATATCGTATGAGACAGGGCATTGTCTCCGTATTGAGTTAAATAAGTATCCAGTTTTTCCTCAGATACGATCCCAAGATCTACAATAGAGGCATTTCCAAATAATGCTTCCACATCTATGGCATCGAGCTGATCTTTAATTGTTTCAGAAAACTCAGCTTTGTCTTTTCTTTCTCTTACTGTTTCAGGAAGTACACCTTTCATCGCTTCACGTAAGAGTACTTTTATGGTATTTTGCGAATATTTGAACTCTGCGGGAAGTGAAAGCATAAATTCTACAAGGCGTATATCAAAAAATGGATGCCTGTATTCTATGCCATACAGTTTTCTGGCAGCATGGTAGGCAGAACTGTCGAAAACCGTACTGAAACCTGCATCATTGAGGATGGTCACATCATGTTCAAAAGCTTCGGAGTAAAAAGTGTCTGTATCATTGTAAGGTGAAGGTTGTTTTTGTAGCCCTGTATTTATAGTGGGCTCTCTTAGATGCAGTTTTTCAAGTATGGATTTTATGATATCTTTCTGTTTTTTGTTCAAAAGAGGGATCAGCAGATAGTTTTTTATATTTTTTTTCGTAAACCCAAGTGCGGAGAGCTCTCTAAAAAAGTTTTTCCACTGATAGGTCTTCAAATAATCCATGATCATGCGCCGACTTCCACTCATGATGTGGTCACCACCCTGGCCGGTTAAAACTACTTTGATATTTCTTTCATGAACGGCTTTTGCAACAGGAAAAAGCTGTGTGTAGGTTAAAAAAACAGGCCAGTGCGGACCGACCCGATAGTTAAAATCCATGTTGTACTCATTTTTAAAATCCACTTTGTCAATGGAAACTTCTGTAGGAGTAATGTTGAGATTTTCTGCCACAGCTTTGATGTATGGTCCCTCATCACAGCCATACTCTCCAAAACGCATGGAAAAGGCAGCGATGTTTCCATTGGTCAATCTATGCGCTACAGAACAGACCGAAGAAGAGTCAAGCCCTCCACTCAGTTCGCATCCAACTGTGTCTTCTGCAGGCAACCTGCACCGTACAGCTTCTGCAAAAAGTGTATTGAACTGCTGAGCGGCATCTTGAAGTGTAATGCTTTCGTCAGGTTTTATAAGCTCGGGTTTCCAGTAACGTTCTATGTGGAGTATGCCATCTTTTTTTAGTGTAAGAGAGTGTCCGGGAGGTAAACGTTTTATGTTTTCGTACATTGTTTTGTCATGGTCAATGCTTCTATGCTCGGCCAGTGAACGCATCGATGCAATATTGGGTTTTTTAGGAATATCCGTCAGTGAAAATAGCATATCCAGGTCAGAGGAAAAGGCAAATAGATCTTTGGAGTGATAATAATAAAAAGGCCGTATACCAAGGTGATCCCGTGCGCAAAAGAGCTGTTCTTTTTCTTTGTCATAAAGAGCAAAACTGAAGTCACCGACAAGATACTCGGGGGATGCTTCCTGCCATTTTTCATAACTTTTCAGTATGAATGTTTCAAAGTTTTTTTCGTTTTTTGTATAGTTGTCAATTTGTAGAGTTTTTATGAGTTCAGTTTGGTTGTAAATGGAAGCATCGGCGGAAAAGTTGAAGTCGTTCTTTGACTTGTCGGCAAGATAATAAATTCCGTAAAACTGCACAATAATCGTTGCTCCCAACTATCAAAATCAAAGGTAAATTATATCGAATTGCTTTAAAATCTCTGTTATGGTAATATAAAGTTTAAAAGTTCTTGTTCGAATGTGTGATTACAAAGGAATATATAATGGTCATAAATAAAAAGCAAATATTGGTAAGCGTTTTTCTGTTCTTTTTTCTGTTAACAGGTTTAAATGCTGCGAAAGATAATAAAAATATACCAAAAAATATATCTAAAAATATAAAAAGATCATCAGTAGATCTGAAAAAGTTATCTGTAGATGAAATTCAAACAATTCGTTCGGTAGATGTGTTGTCAGAAGGAGCAACATCTACGCCTGCACAATCAGAGGCCAATATAGTTCAAGTACCCCAAGACGCTGCTAAAACCAACCCATCCATGTTTGTCTCAAAAAAACATCTTGAAAAAATAAAGCAAAAAAAACTAAAAAAAGAGCAAGTATCAAAAAAACCTAAAAAACCTAAAAACCCCAAATATAAAGAAAACGAAGTAATCGTCCTTATCAAGAAAGACAAAGAAAATGAAGCACTTAACCATATCAAAAAAGATAAAAACCTTAAAATTCTCAAAAAGTTTAAATTGAAAACAAAAATAAGTGAAAAGGTATTTTTACATATTAAAGCCAAAAACCTCTCAACAGAACAGCTCTTGAAAAAGTTGAAAGATACTTACTACATAGAATCTGTTTCTCCAAATTATATTTATCATCTTAACGCATTACCCAATGATGTAGGGACACAATATCAGTGGGGTTTCAATAATACTGGACAGGGATTTCCTCCATACCATTGGCTGAAAGGGACTGCAGATGCAGATATAGATGCATCCGAGGCGTGGGATATACGTACTGACAGTACAAGTGTTGTTGCGGCTGTTATCGATACGGGTGTAGACTATACCAATGAAGATCTAACGGGGAATATGTGGACAAATCCTGATGAAATACCTAATAACGGTGTAGATGATGATAGTAATGGGTTTATTGATGACTATTATGGTGCCAATACAGCATCAGATAAAAATGGACAAGCCGAAGGTGATCCCATGGATGTTCAGGGACACGGTACGCATGTTGCAGGAACAGTTGGGGCTGTTGGAGATAATAGTAAAGGAGTAAGTGGTGTCAACTGGGAAGTAAAGGTTATGGCACTAAATGCGTATAAGCCGGGAGAAGGATTTTACAGTGACGATCTACTTGAAGCCATACAGTATATTCTTGATAAAAAAGCAAATGGAATAAATGTTGTTGTTGTAAATGCTTCTTATGGTGGAGGCGGTGGAAGCCAGGGAGATACAATGGCGAATGCTATTCAGAGTCTTGGTGATAGTGGGATTATCTTTGCAGCAGCGGCAGGCAATGACGGTTCAGACAATGATGCAACACCTCATTATCCTTCGTCATATGATGAGGAAAATATTATTTCCATAGCCAACACGGACTATAATGACGACTATGCATCTTCATCCAATTATGGTGTGACATCTGTCGATCTTTCTGCACCTGGTTCATACATTCTAAGTACAAAATGGTCTGGAAGTGACATGGTACCTCATGAAGTCGATGAACAGTGGTATCAAAGTCAGGAAGGTGGCTGGTCTCATGGTGGAACCAATGATAATTGGGAATTGATTATAAAAGATATGGTCTATTTTGAAGGCAATAATGAATGTTGGAGTGACAGCAGTGGCAACTATAGTCCAAATACCAATGCATATCTTGATTCGCCTGTTTTTGATTTAAGTAATCCTGTTGGTAACGATCTTTATCTTTTTTTCTATATTACAGGGAGAATTATAGATACAGATGATTATCTTGGTATAGAATATTGGAATAGTAGTACAAATAGCTGGGATCCTCAAATTACAATAACAGGAGATTACAGCAGCGGAATATCTTATGTTAAACAATCAATTGATTCAAAATATCATACTTCAGATTTTCGTGTACGATTTCGAATGGTCTCAGATGGTAATAACCAAAATGATGGTTACTATATAGATGATGTTTCTGTAGGGAGTGGGACTTATCGTGTTATCAGTGGAACCTCCATGGCAACACCTCATGTTACCGGAGCAGTTGCCTTGCTGGCAGCAGAATTTACAAATGAAAACGTCACAGTAAGAAAAGACAGGATCCTTGCAAGTGCCGACCCTCTTTCAACGACCGGAAAAACAGTAACAGATGCACGGTTGAATCTTTTTAATGCACTTCAGAATCCCGCTCTCGTAAGTATTACTCCCCAGTATGGCATGACAAGCGGAAACTCCTTTACACTCGATGGACATTCCTTCGGTGATGTTACAGGCAAGGTTGAGTTTGTAGATGGAGACGGAAACACTGTAGAAGCAGCAACTACAGCATGGGCAAATGAACAGATCACTGCTACGATCCCAAATGGTTATCCCGGGAAGCATATCAGGGTAAGCAGAAGTTCTGACAGTAAGTCCCAGTTCATCGACGGCAGCAGATGGTCTCAAGAAACAGATATACCGCTAAATATAGACAGTGCTGCGGCAGTGGCATATAATGGGAAGATCTATCTGTTCGGCGGGCAAACGGACTTTGTTGAAAGTGCTGCAGTACATATATATGATACGTCAACGCATACATGGTCGACTGGTACTGATATACCGACACCAAGAACATATGCCTCAATTGTTTTAATTGGTGATAACGTATATCTTATCGGAGGATATGCCCAAACTACAGGAGACATAGAGAGTATTGTCGAAGTTTATAATATTGGTACTGACACATGGTCAACCATAGCAAATCTTCCACAGGCACTTGCATTTACAAGTGCGGCTGTATTGAACGGAAATATTTATGTGAGCGGAGGTACACTTGATGGACGAAGTGCAGAAGATGCACTTTATGAATATAATTTTTCAAATGAGGGATGGACTGCCAAGACACCTATGAATTACAGAAAAAGTGGTCATGGTATGCTTGCTTATGATGGAAAACTGTATGTCTTTGGGGGGTCTGACTGGGAAACGGGAGTAGGTGCCGATTTTGTTGATTCACAGAAAATGGAAATTTATGACCCATCGTCGAATTCGTGGAGCTTGGGAGTTTCAATGCCGCGAGGTGTCGTACAATTTGGATATGCAATAGGTGTTGAAAACAGTCAAACCGTATTTAAGCTTGCTGGTGGAACACAATCTTGGTGGGGAAATGCAGAACAAACAGTAATGACATACAATACAAGTACAAATCAATGGTATCATACAAATGAAGGCTTGGATGAACTTTTAAATACAAAACTGGGAACTTCTTTAGTTAATGTCAGTGGTGATGGGTTTTATAGTTTAGGTGGTTTTGATACACAGGCATCATCATCAAAAGCAGAGATGGAAAAACTAGGAGATTAAGTATGGTAACAAATGAAAAACATAAAATCAAATCAGTATTGCATGATGGTCCAAATATTGAAGATGTTAAATATGATTCAAATTCAATCGAACATAAAAAAAAGTCATATACTAAACCAGGTTTTATAGCACTTGGAACCTTGATGAGTAAGACTTTGGGGGGATCAGGAACGGATGGTGATATGCTCACTCCAAATATTGGTAAACTCTGAAATATGGTTTTCTATTTTTTAACTTGTTCCATATCTCCTGATATGGAGCACAGATGCTCTCAAATCGCCGAACAGCTTTTTAATGGTTGGCTGAAGCCAACCCTACAGTTCTTTTATGATCCGGAGAGATAGGGAATGAGGAGGGAGGAGATCTACTCTCTGTCCGGTCTCTGGTCGTCAGGCAGTTTGGAGAGGTCTGCTTCGTCGAACATCTCCACCTTTGGAATGAGAATGGCAACGAGTGTCACGGCCACACCGAAGATGAGTACGACGAGATGCTCGTTTCCGGGAAAAAATTCCGGCAGGGTAAGTTTGCCCAGGCTTTCGCCCATCAGCGGTTTGAAGAGGTCGTCGTAATAGACCGTAAAAACCAGGCCTCCCAGAAGACCTCCGATGGCACCAATGAGGACGTCGATACGCCCTTCAGCAATGGAGACAGGGCCTGTCCCCGGGCATTTTCCCATAATGGCCATGGAGATACCGAAGATCGTTCCTCCGATGACAAGACCCTGCCACAAAATGGGTTTGACATGGTAGTGTGCCCATCCCGCTTCGATCATGAAGTAGAGTGCGATACTGGTAAGTCCCACAGCAAGAAAGAGCATCTTGGGAACGATGGTGTCTTTGAGCATGGAGAAACCGGCGATCTTCTCGAACTTGTCCACACGTGTATACTGAATGATACCCCCGAAGATAATGCCGATGAGAAAGACAAGTGCCAGAGAGCCATGCCCCTGGTGAATGACATTCTCGAACATCTGTACAATGCGTGAAGCAAGATCGTCACCCTGGGTAATGATTTTGACTTCCATTACTTCTCCTTCACATTATAGAAAAGTCTGCCTGTCACGATGACCGTGACCAGGACAACACCGCCGAAGATCATGG from Sulfurovum riftiae harbors:
- a CDS encoding YeeE/YedE thiosulfate transporter family protein — encoded protein: MEVKIITQGDDLASRIVQMFENVIHQGHGSLALVFLIGIIFGGIIQYTRVDKFEKIAGFSMLKDTIVPKMLFLAVGLTSIALYFMIEAGWAHYHVKPILWQGLVIGGTIFGISMAIMGKCPGTGPVSIAEGRIDVLIGAIGGLLGGLVFTVYYDDLFKPLMGESLGKLTLPEFFPGNEHLVVLIFGVAVTLVAILIPKVEMFDEADLSKLPDDQRPDRE